In Hamadaea flava, a genomic segment contains:
- a CDS encoding PQQ-like beta-propeller repeat protein yields the protein MIDLGVIEDHEPGPPPVPPWLRAWGVRRPLVALAAAGLCLALLGAAAPARPGPPVITIGGFSGQDGYQVIGDTLLSLHWGPSSGMTAYDLPTGERRWSQPLGDPLDGIEDLGEVVLVSTAPELRDPQTPTQAQLDANLAASVVTAYDVTTGEIRWTRSGSLYGSVDRKIALLRAPGPQKRIEAIEPSRGTTRWSRPVQPDGSWQLGWRVRNGYLSSHVDSLVELAKDGTVTLLDLVTGAVTQTAHVPPGGALTVAWNGVLGVRYGPAEPTGDPAVDRHITFYDVDADFAHLWTAAVPQGDLTPCSPDEVCSWGTDPQPRRFDLRTGEDRTVRGDQRNTLFGRLQDGQVGVWRVVNAEETHPLVYSGPAAHRPGWVGELDVTATTPRVRLLIGLSPIDQCLITVRWLLCLSNSTNPTGTSVVYAVRRADLDAEPRLRPTSGADLGL from the coding sequence GTGATCGACCTGGGCGTCATCGAAGACCACGAACCGGGGCCGCCGCCCGTTCCGCCCTGGCTGCGCGCTTGGGGCGTACGCCGGCCGCTGGTGGCGCTCGCCGCTGCCGGGCTCTGCCTCGCTCTGCTCGGCGCGGCCGCACCCGCCCGGCCCGGTCCGCCGGTCATCACCATCGGCGGGTTCTCCGGGCAGGACGGCTACCAGGTCATCGGCGACACGCTGCTGTCCCTTCACTGGGGGCCGTCGTCCGGGATGACGGCGTACGACTTGCCCACCGGTGAACGCCGCTGGAGCCAGCCGTTGGGCGACCCACTCGACGGGATCGAGGATCTAGGCGAGGTGGTGCTGGTGAGCACCGCCCCGGAATTGCGCGATCCGCAGACTCCGACGCAGGCGCAGCTGGACGCCAACCTGGCGGCGAGCGTGGTCACGGCCTACGACGTGACCACCGGCGAGATCCGCTGGACCCGCAGCGGCAGTCTCTACGGCTCGGTCGACCGGAAGATCGCGCTCCTCCGCGCACCCGGCCCGCAGAAGCGCATCGAGGCGATAGAACCGTCGCGCGGCACCACGCGATGGTCGCGTCCAGTGCAGCCGGACGGGAGCTGGCAGCTCGGCTGGCGAGTCCGGAACGGCTACCTCAGCTCGCACGTCGACAGCCTCGTCGAGCTGGCCAAGGACGGCACGGTGACGCTGCTGGACCTCGTCACCGGTGCCGTGACTCAGACGGCCCACGTGCCGCCGGGCGGCGCGCTCACCGTGGCCTGGAACGGCGTCCTCGGCGTTCGCTACGGGCCGGCGGAGCCGACGGGCGACCCGGCGGTCGACCGGCACATCACCTTCTACGATGTCGACGCCGACTTCGCTCACCTGTGGACGGCGGCGGTGCCCCAGGGCGATCTGACGCCGTGCAGCCCGGACGAGGTGTGCTCGTGGGGAACGGATCCCCAGCCGCGCCGGTTCGATCTGCGGACGGGCGAGGATCGAACGGTACGGGGCGATCAGCGGAACACGCTGTTCGGCCGGTTGCAGGACGGCCAGGTCGGGGTGTGGCGGGTGGTCAACGCCGAGGAGACCCACCCGCTGGTCTACAGCGGGCCGGCGGCTCATCGGCCCGGCTGGGTGGGCGAGCTCGACGTGACCGCTACTACACCACGGGTCCGGCTGCTGATCGGGCTGTCCCCCATCGACCAGTGCCTGATCACGGTTCGGTGGCTGCTGTGCCTCAGTAACTCGACCAACCCGACCGGCACCTCGGTGGTCTACGCGGTCCGCCGCGCCGATCTGGACGCCGAGCCTCGGCTGCGGCCGACCAGTGGCGCAGACTTGGGGCTATGA
- a CDS encoding transglutaminase domain-containing protein — protein sequence MERLVIALTLAVAGTVAGGQIAGLYAGREALITLAATSAGAALLGLIPRRRWHILAAAAGLEAVLIGLHHWLPGPISLMDSVTHAGARLLTSASPVPSRVDTLALPVVATWLAVSAASALARGRRPGAAALPLVALATAMLVLAGPQAGTNYRRTAVLIAALALLLVVLRPVPAHTRRAGPRLLRLATAALVAVALAGGTLLLAPPLLAGVTAAPPDLRAYVIAPVQAPPQTHPLSLVGRWGVHPEQPLLRITADRPVTLRWAVLGDFDGTSWLPATTYRAAGGDRGGVPNPAIAVDQVHATVTVAELTGSWLPVPDGLRRVSGVAIAVDEESGAVAVTDGLHPGLTYAVDAAVPAPTQVQLATAQLPRSAKYDRYRELPTGNTGRIPELALTAAGDGLPYAQALNLARWLKTTYRYDPRAPGGSGYPSIVRFLTATPAAGGGRGTSEQFATAYAVLARALGIPARVVVGFTAATGNGPVTVTAADARAWPEIYLDPVGWVGIDVTAPPATSTTAPSASPRPSLSAEPEQSPDAGEDPSTAPDVEIMTPEAEPPGGVRGSWLWLAWTTALFPLAFALVALLRIRRSRLRLAVADDAGRVRGAWAELRDGARLGGVPIRPYWTATEVVAAVSDAVAVEPRDDLPQAVNRAEFADPAADLAAEPAVEQAADLIHRVRRKASRRRRLLWWIDPRPLWWR from the coding sequence GTGGAACGTCTCGTCATCGCGCTGACGCTCGCCGTCGCCGGAACCGTCGCGGGCGGCCAGATCGCCGGGCTCTACGCCGGCCGCGAGGCGCTGATCACGCTCGCCGCGACGTCGGCGGGAGCGGCGCTGCTCGGTCTGATTCCCCGCCGCCGCTGGCACATTCTGGCCGCGGCGGCCGGGCTTGAAGCCGTCCTGATCGGACTCCACCACTGGCTGCCCGGCCCGATCAGCCTCATGGACTCGGTCACCCACGCGGGAGCACGGCTGCTGACCAGCGCGTCGCCCGTACCGTCCCGGGTGGACACCCTGGCCCTGCCGGTCGTCGCCACCTGGCTCGCGGTCTCGGCGGCCTCCGCGCTGGCTCGCGGCCGTCGTCCGGGCGCGGCCGCGTTGCCGCTGGTGGCGCTGGCCACGGCGATGCTCGTGCTCGCCGGTCCACAGGCCGGCACGAACTATCGCCGCACCGCGGTGCTCATCGCCGCGCTCGCGTTGCTGCTCGTCGTGCTCCGGCCCGTTCCGGCTCATACGCGGAGAGCCGGGCCCCGGCTGCTGCGGCTCGCCACCGCGGCGCTGGTCGCCGTGGCGCTCGCCGGTGGCACGCTACTCCTGGCCCCGCCGCTGCTGGCGGGGGTCACCGCGGCCCCGCCCGACCTGCGGGCGTACGTGATCGCACCAGTGCAGGCACCGCCGCAGACCCATCCGCTCAGCCTCGTCGGCCGCTGGGGGGTGCATCCCGAGCAGCCGCTCCTGCGGATCACCGCCGACCGGCCGGTGACGTTGCGCTGGGCCGTGCTCGGCGACTTCGACGGCACGAGCTGGCTGCCCGCCACCACCTACCGTGCTGCCGGGGGCGACCGTGGTGGGGTGCCGAACCCGGCGATCGCCGTCGACCAGGTGCACGCCACGGTCACCGTCGCCGAGCTGACCGGCAGCTGGCTGCCCGTACCGGACGGGCTGCGCCGGGTCTCCGGCGTCGCGATCGCCGTTGACGAGGAGTCCGGTGCGGTCGCCGTGACCGACGGGCTGCACCCCGGTCTCACGTACGCCGTCGACGCGGCCGTCCCGGCCCCGACCCAGGTGCAGCTGGCGACCGCGCAGTTGCCCCGCTCGGCCAAGTACGACCGGTACCGGGAACTGCCCACCGGCAACACCGGCCGCATCCCCGAACTGGCGTTGACGGCGGCCGGCGACGGCCTGCCGTACGCGCAGGCGCTCAACCTGGCGCGGTGGCTCAAGACGACGTACCGCTACGACCCCCGCGCTCCGGGTGGCAGCGGCTATCCGAGCATCGTCCGCTTCCTCACGGCGACTCCGGCCGCCGGCGGCGGCCGGGGCACCTCGGAGCAGTTCGCCACGGCGTACGCCGTCCTCGCCCGCGCGCTGGGCATCCCGGCGCGGGTGGTAGTCGGATTCACCGCCGCGACGGGCAACGGGCCCGTGACGGTGACCGCCGCCGACGCCCGAGCCTGGCCGGAGATCTACCTCGATCCGGTCGGTTGGGTCGGCATCGACGTCACCGCGCCCCCGGCGACCAGCACGACCGCCCCGTCGGCGTCGCCCCGCCCGTCGCTGTCGGCCGAACCCGAGCAGTCTCCGGACGCCGGCGAGGACCCGTCGACCGCCCCGGACGTGGAGATCATGACGCCGGAGGCCGAACCGCCGGGCGGCGTACGCGGATCGTGGCTCTGGCTGGCCTGGACGACGGCTCTCTTCCCGCTCGCGTTCGCCCTCGTGGCCCTGCTGCGCATCCGCCGCAGCCGCCTGCGGCTCGCCGTCGCCGACGACGCGGGCCGCGTACGCGGGGCCTGGGCCGAACTGCGGGACGGCGCTCGGCTGGGCGGCGTACCCATCAGACCATATTGGACCGCGACGGAAGTCGTGGCCGCCGTCAGCGACGCGGTGGCCGTGGAACCGCGCGACGATTTGCCACAGGCGGTGAACCGCGCGGAGTTCGCCGACCCTGCCGCGGACCTGGCCGCCGAACCGGCTGTCGAGCAGGCCGCGGATCTGATCCACCGAGTACGCCGAAAGGCGAGCCGCCGCCGTCGTCTGCTGTGGTGGATCGACCCGCGTCCACTGTGGTGGCGCTGA
- a CDS encoding DUF58 domain-containing protein has product MTRPTARGLTTAVCSAALLTAGLLLAYREMAMLGAAGLTAFALSSLWSLSPPRVVVDRLVEPRRVRRGEPALATADVVVLGRFRRLLTFIDPVREEGSDRDDLPSGRAAVLAKPGIPARVSFALPTGRRGVFQIGPVSVGRDDPLGLWSVTRPAGPAETFTVWPAWHPLTRGAIGSAAEIEGERELVDAGSITFHALREYVPGDDLRHIHWRTSARAGTLMVRTHVDAAVARLVLVLDDRLASYPDSAAFEEAVEVAASVVVATVEGGLGLRLMLASGAGGERSIGQTQTGLDQLAAVRLTIGGGEVGELRARLTLHIAGDAVLLVTGTKADLSLLGPLSARYRSVAAAVVGPPPDDPLKWAVFAPAAGQLVNALQDRLWNVSSSR; this is encoded by the coding sequence TTGACCAGACCGACCGCGCGCGGGCTGACGACGGCCGTCTGCTCCGCCGCCCTGCTCACCGCCGGGCTGCTGCTGGCGTACCGGGAGATGGCGATGCTGGGGGCGGCGGGGCTGACCGCCTTCGCCCTCAGCTCCCTGTGGAGCCTGTCGCCACCCCGGGTCGTCGTCGACCGGCTCGTCGAGCCGCGCCGCGTGCGCCGTGGTGAACCGGCCCTCGCCACCGCCGACGTGGTGGTGCTCGGCCGGTTCCGGCGGCTGCTCACGTTCATCGATCCGGTGCGCGAGGAGGGCAGCGACCGCGACGACCTGCCGTCCGGCCGGGCGGCGGTGCTGGCCAAGCCCGGCATCCCAGCCCGGGTGAGCTTCGCGCTGCCGACCGGCCGCCGGGGCGTGTTCCAGATCGGACCGGTCAGCGTCGGGCGCGACGATCCGCTCGGGCTCTGGTCCGTGACCCGCCCCGCCGGTCCGGCCGAGACCTTCACGGTCTGGCCCGCCTGGCATCCGCTCACCCGGGGCGCCATCGGTTCAGCCGCCGAGATCGAAGGCGAACGAGAACTGGTCGACGCGGGCAGCATCACCTTCCACGCCCTGCGCGAGTATGTTCCCGGCGACGACTTGCGGCACATCCATTGGCGTACCTCGGCACGGGCGGGCACGCTCATGGTGCGAACGCATGTCGACGCGGCGGTCGCCCGGCTGGTGCTCGTCCTGGACGACCGGCTCGCGTCCTATCCGGACTCCGCGGCCTTCGAGGAGGCGGTGGAGGTGGCGGCGTCGGTCGTGGTCGCCACCGTGGAAGGTGGACTCGGCCTGCGGCTGATGCTCGCCTCCGGCGCCGGTGGAGAGCGCTCGATCGGCCAGACCCAGACCGGCCTCGACCAGCTCGCAGCGGTGCGGCTGACCATCGGCGGCGGCGAGGTGGGAGAGCTGCGGGCGCGGCTGACCCTGCACATCGCAGGCGACGCCGTGCTGCTCGTCACCGGGACGAAGGCCGACCTGTCGCTGCTCGGCCCGCTGTCGGCGCGATACCGCAGCGTCGCCGCCGCCGTGGTCGGCCCGCCGCCCGACGATCCACTGAAGTGGGCCGTGTTCGCGCCGGCCGCCGGCCAACTCGTCAACGCACTGCAGGACCGGTTGTGGAACGTCTCGTCATCGCGCTGA
- a CDS encoding fibronectin type III domain-containing protein, giving the protein MTSDRGGTGTMMMRLRHLKRLGKVYPAGIVLALVAALGATVFALGATGQRPAVADGASWLWSKQVGEASQVNAVSANVSLRQPMIDAQGHPVRVTQSDRYVILHDLFTGRVTSIDLTRMGFSGSLDVGTVEDTAVMLDGATAIVVDRTRGLVRPVDAGSLQSIGDQVRLPAPLVGGAFDQSGRLWLGVPSQGTAIALVVRDRQIVVARTEAVATPGHEQALTVLDQGVLVVDRGSDQIAVVGETATRKITSPAPLASAVVPARTVGSAAAITLPAEKKIVTIGDVAKGTPVATMSLTPAEAQAATQQPAVSFAGKVYVPDQTTGTVRVVTAAGQPAGTIQVGSAQTTVEIEVREQHLFINAPDTTTAVMVDEDGKTSKVDKYDPVPETSPTPTAQPAPTLSPQPAESPTGKPSDKPGNQPTKRPPSPKPSPTVKVEPQRPGPPVPVTALAGDGRVRLSWGKAKAGSAAVEAYTVTWDEGGGGRVQVNGSTLQTTITGLTNGTSYRFKVYATNQVGDGPPALSEPVTPAAAQPPGTPNAPTARLETDSDDCYTGAVLVSWPSVPGAADYVITPLKGGAAGANPPQTVTGTDARFAGLTPGDSFTFTVVARNSAGAASDASPQSNELTVHYPPAAPTNVKGRQTAANTYVVTWNAADGHGLPITGYEIRDEDGKKIGETGGGGRTVTITSAAKLDWVEVVAFNDDGEGPSGFDQVTQPAAPKIAISSTSATETEITVNFTADGDGAAATCTFTAGGKTVSDCGSPAKITGLSADTQYTVTAKITTFAGSATDTASQKTDAAPSGNGATVTCTDSASNPDPSFCSKGLPVYGDRNDNGSVVRRVADGAHITVVCKVHGENQNAGPYNNNKEGDHWLKLTDGNWISWVWLRFDNGDDVEALPDC; this is encoded by the coding sequence ATGACCTCAGACCGTGGAGGCACCGGGACGATGATGATGCGGCTGCGGCACTTGAAAAGGCTCGGAAAGGTTTACCCGGCCGGAATCGTGCTCGCCTTGGTGGCGGCGCTCGGCGCGACCGTCTTCGCCCTCGGCGCGACCGGCCAGCGGCCCGCGGTCGCCGACGGCGCGTCCTGGCTGTGGAGCAAGCAAGTCGGCGAGGCGTCGCAGGTCAACGCCGTCTCCGCGAACGTGTCGCTGCGTCAGCCGATGATCGACGCGCAGGGCCACCCGGTCCGGGTCACCCAGAGCGATCGCTACGTGATCCTCCACGATCTGTTCACCGGCCGGGTCACCTCCATCGACCTGACCCGGATGGGCTTCTCCGGCTCGCTCGACGTCGGCACCGTCGAGGACACGGCGGTCATGCTCGACGGTGCGACCGCGATCGTCGTCGACCGCACGCGCGGCCTCGTCCGCCCGGTCGACGCCGGCAGCCTCCAGTCGATCGGCGATCAGGTGCGCCTGCCCGCCCCGCTGGTCGGCGGCGCGTTCGACCAGTCGGGCCGGCTGTGGCTCGGCGTACCCAGCCAGGGCACCGCGATCGCGCTGGTCGTCCGCGACCGGCAGATCGTCGTGGCGCGGACCGAGGCGGTGGCCACCCCCGGGCACGAGCAGGCGTTGACCGTCCTCGACCAGGGTGTGCTCGTGGTGGACCGGGGCAGCGACCAGATCGCCGTCGTCGGCGAGACCGCCACCCGCAAGATCACCTCGCCCGCCCCGCTGGCCAGCGCGGTCGTTCCCGCCCGCACCGTCGGCTCGGCGGCGGCGATCACCTTGCCCGCCGAGAAGAAGATCGTCACCATCGGCGACGTCGCCAAGGGCACCCCGGTCGCCACCATGTCGCTGACTCCGGCCGAGGCGCAGGCGGCGACGCAGCAGCCCGCCGTCAGCTTCGCGGGCAAGGTCTACGTTCCCGATCAGACCACCGGAACCGTCCGCGTGGTGACCGCCGCCGGTCAGCCCGCCGGGACGATCCAGGTCGGCTCGGCGCAGACGACGGTCGAGATCGAGGTACGCGAGCAGCACCTGTTCATCAACGCGCCGGACACGACGACGGCCGTCATGGTGGACGAGGACGGCAAGACGTCCAAGGTGGACAAGTACGACCCCGTCCCGGAGACCTCGCCGACACCGACCGCGCAGCCGGCGCCGACGCTCTCGCCCCAGCCGGCGGAGTCGCCGACGGGCAAGCCCTCCGACAAGCCGGGCAACCAGCCGACCAAGCGACCGCCGTCGCCGAAGCCGTCGCCGACGGTGAAGGTCGAGCCGCAGCGCCCGGGTCCGCCGGTGCCGGTCACGGCGCTGGCCGGGGACGGCCGGGTCCGGCTGTCCTGGGGCAAGGCGAAGGCGGGCTCGGCAGCGGTCGAGGCGTACACCGTGACCTGGGACGAAGGCGGCGGCGGCCGGGTGCAGGTCAACGGTTCGACGTTGCAGACGACCATCACCGGCCTGACCAACGGCACGTCCTACCGCTTCAAGGTGTACGCGACGAACCAGGTCGGCGACGGCCCGCCCGCCCTGTCCGAACCGGTGACCCCGGCCGCGGCCCAGCCGCCGGGTACGCCCAACGCCCCGACCGCCAGGCTGGAGACCGACTCCGACGACTGCTACACCGGAGCCGTGCTGGTCTCCTGGCCCAGCGTGCCAGGCGCGGCCGACTACGTGATCACCCCGCTCAAGGGCGGCGCGGCCGGGGCCAACCCGCCGCAGACCGTGACCGGCACCGACGCTCGGTTCGCCGGCCTGACCCCGGGTGACAGCTTCACCTTCACCGTGGTGGCCCGGAACTCGGCGGGCGCGGCGAGCGACGCCAGCCCGCAGAGCAACGAGCTGACCGTGCACTACCCGCCGGCCGCGCCGACCAACGTCAAGGGCCGCCAGACCGCGGCGAACACCTACGTCGTGACGTGGAACGCGGCCGACGGCCACGGCCTGCCGATCACGGGGTACGAGATCCGTGACGAGGACGGCAAGAAGATCGGCGAGACCGGCGGCGGTGGGCGTACCGTGACGATCACCAGCGCGGCCAAGCTGGACTGGGTCGAAGTGGTCGCGTTCAACGACGACGGCGAGGGCCCGTCCGGCTTCGACCAGGTGACCCAGCCGGCCGCGCCGAAGATCGCCATCTCCTCGACCAGCGCCACCGAAACCGAGATCACGGTGAACTTCACCGCCGACGGCGACGGGGCCGCCGCGACCTGCACGTTCACCGCGGGCGGGAAGACGGTGTCGGACTGCGGCTCACCGGCGAAGATCACCGGGCTGTCCGCCGACACGCAGTACACGGTCACCGCGAAGATCACGACCTTCGCCGGGTCCGCGACCGACACCGCGTCGCAGAAGACCGACGCCGCGCCGAGCGGCAACGGAGCGACCGTGACCTGCACGGACTCGGCGAGCAACCCCGACCCGTCCTTCTGCTCGAAGGGGCTGCCCGTCTACGGCGACCGCAACGACAACGGATCGGTCGTCCGCCGGGTCGCCGACGGAGCGCACATCACCGTGGTCTGCAAGGTCCACGGCGAGAACCAGAACGCCGGCCCGTACAACAACAACAAGGAAGGCGACCACTGGCTCAAGCTCACCGACGGGAACTGGATCTCGTGGGTGTGGCTGCGCTTCGACAACGGTGACGACGTGGAAGCGCTGCCGGACTGTTGA